From Sphingomonas bisphenolicum, one genomic window encodes:
- a CDS encoding HAD family hydrolase has translation MATKFMADRMAHSDLPAFCIDWSYSRFDQVLGAWTPYSDLLRESLRPTFKVWGGEYREADADSAYEVIPTWGPHDDVPAGLSKIAGDIPLVIPPNAMDEHIDRNVGLLGAPFHAIYTAQMAQAQKPRMIGFDYIFDQLGCGPEDMMHVSSSFRYDLHFGDIPEVSLPSFRWSRPRTFKQFLSRCGDSTHWRTPSLTWPVTPILRPRLVGDNQKITVAARAMAEKKVRQRPSGLRRTAGA, from the coding sequence ATGGCTACGAAATTCATGGCGGATCGCATGGCGCATTCGGACCTTCCTGCGTTTTGCATCGATTGGTCCTATAGTCGTTTCGACCAAGTCTTGGGTGCATGGACGCCTTATTCCGACCTGCTGCGTGAATCCTTGCGGCCCACCTTCAAGGTCTGGGGCGGGGAATATCGCGAAGCGGATGCGGATAGCGCCTATGAGGTCATTCCAACATGGGGGCCCCATGACGACGTACCAGCGGGCCTTTCGAAGATCGCCGGCGACATTCCGCTCGTCATACCGCCCAACGCGATGGACGAGCATATCGATCGCAATGTCGGTCTGCTTGGCGCGCCTTTTCACGCCATCTACACTGCCCAGATGGCGCAGGCGCAAAAGCCGCGCATGATAGGCTTTGACTATATCTTCGACCAACTGGGTTGCGGACCCGAAGACATGATGCATGTGTCGTCAAGCTTCCGCTACGACCTTCATTTCGGCGACATTCCTGAAGTTTCGCTGCCGAGTTTTCGTTGGTCGCGGCCACGAACTTTCAAACAATTTCTATCGCGATGTGGAGATTCCACACATTGGCGCACTCCCAGCCTTACTTGGCCTGTAACTCCTATCTTAAGGCCAAGGCTTGTAGGCGATAACCAGAAGATCACGGTGGCAGCCAGAGCCATGGCGGAGAAGAAGGTCCGGCAACGGCCCAGCGGGTTGCGACGCACCGCCGGCGCATGA
- a CDS encoding acyl-CoA dehydrogenase family protein encodes MFDALSLSALPPEDEALRPALRTLIAGAIADLPLHRRARSWQGFDAAFSRKLGQAGYLGLSLPKEYGGIGRGPFTRFVVVEELLSAGAPVAGHWIADRQSGPLILHYGTEEQRRFYLPRISRGEALFCIGMSEPGSGSDLASVRSRADLQKDGSWLLNGQKIWTTNAMHSDYMIALVRTSGTNEDRQSGLSQVIVDLTLPGITIRPIVDLTGDAHFAEVFFDDVRLTPDALIGEEGQGWRQVTAELAFERSGPERIYSSVVLIDAWVRHLDAAGRKDSATLRLVGTLTAQLAVLREMSLAVTARLVEGESPVVEASLMKDIGTGFEQAVPQLIGDDLASNPDEPVDAELYRTLLYVTHIAPSFSLRGGTREILRGIIARGLGLR; translated from the coding sequence TTGTTCGACGCCCTGTCCCTGTCCGCATTGCCGCCTGAAGACGAGGCGCTCCGTCCCGCGCTACGCACGCTGATCGCAGGGGCAATCGCCGACCTCCCTCTGCATCGCCGCGCCCGATCCTGGCAGGGATTTGACGCGGCATTTAGCCGCAAATTGGGGCAAGCGGGTTATCTTGGCCTGTCCTTGCCGAAAGAATATGGCGGTATCGGGCGCGGTCCCTTCACGCGTTTTGTCGTGGTGGAGGAACTGTTGTCGGCTGGCGCCCCGGTAGCGGGACATTGGATAGCCGACCGCCAAAGCGGCCCGCTGATCCTGCACTATGGCACGGAAGAGCAGCGTCGCTTCTACCTGCCGCGTATTTCCAGAGGCGAGGCGCTGTTCTGCATCGGCATGAGCGAGCCGGGTTCCGGTTCGGATCTTGCCAGCGTTCGCAGCCGCGCTGATCTGCAGAAGGATGGAAGCTGGCTGCTCAACGGGCAGAAGATATGGACCACCAATGCGATGCACAGCGACTATATGATCGCGCTGGTTCGCACCTCTGGTACGAATGAAGACCGGCAGTCGGGTCTGTCGCAAGTGATCGTCGACTTGACGCTTCCGGGCATTACGATCCGCCCTATCGTCGATTTAACTGGCGACGCCCATTTTGCGGAGGTGTTTTTCGATGACGTTCGCCTCACCCCCGACGCGCTGATCGGAGAAGAGGGGCAGGGGTGGCGGCAAGTCACCGCCGAACTCGCCTTCGAACGGAGTGGCCCGGAACGCATCTATTCGTCGGTCGTCCTGATCGACGCCTGGGTGCGGCATCTCGACGCCGCAGGCCGGAAGGACAGCGCGACGCTACGCCTCGTCGGAACCTTGACCGCTCAACTCGCGGTGCTGCGGGAGATGTCGCTCGCCGTCACGGCCCGATTGGTCGAAGGCGAGAGTCCGGTAGTCGAAGCCTCGCTCATGAAGGATATTGGCACCGGCTTCGAGCAGGCGGTGCCGCAACTCATCGGCGACGATCTTGCTTCTAATCCCGACGAGCCGGTCGACGCTGAGCTTTACCGCACCCTTCTCTATGTCACACATATCGCACCCAGCTTCTCGTTGCGCGGCGGCACGCGCGAAATCCTGCGCGGTATCATCGCGCGCGGCCTTGGCCTTCGCTGA
- a CDS encoding crotonase/enoyl-CoA hydratase family protein has product MPPFLVVERDGAVVTATLNRPEERNAISHIEHSEEIVDFCRQMTRDTSVRAIVLTGAGEAFCAGGNVKHMADQVGMFGGSPYDIRNSYRTSVQMIGPAVSELEVPVIAAINGPAIGLGLDIACMCDIRIMAESAVVAESYVKLGIIPGGGGGWLLPRLIGPQRASLMTLTGDAIDAGTALNYGLVAEVVPDDALATRARALAGKIAANPGHATRMAKRLMREGADMKLSTLLEMAAAYQALAHHSEDHHEAVAAFLGKRRAEFRDK; this is encoded by the coding sequence ATGCCCCCCTTCCTTGTGGTAGAACGTGACGGCGCTGTCGTTACCGCGACCTTGAACCGCCCCGAAGAACGCAATGCCATTTCGCATATCGAGCATAGCGAGGAGATCGTTGATTTCTGTCGCCAAATGACGCGTGACACATCCGTCCGCGCTATCGTGCTGACGGGTGCCGGCGAGGCATTTTGCGCAGGCGGCAACGTGAAACATATGGCCGACCAGGTGGGGATGTTCGGCGGCAGCCCTTACGATATCCGCAACAGCTACCGCACGAGCGTGCAGATGATAGGTCCTGCCGTCAGTGAACTGGAAGTGCCGGTCATCGCAGCGATTAACGGTCCGGCGATTGGCCTTGGTCTCGATATCGCCTGCATGTGCGATATTCGCATCATGGCCGAAAGCGCAGTCGTCGCGGAAAGCTATGTGAAGCTGGGCATCATTCCGGGCGGCGGCGGTGGCTGGCTGCTCCCCCGGCTGATCGGTCCGCAGCGCGCCAGCCTGATGACGCTGACCGGCGATGCCATCGATGCCGGGACCGCGCTGAACTATGGGCTGGTGGCAGAGGTGGTGCCGGACGACGCCCTGGCAACGCGCGCACGCGCATTGGCCGGCAAGATCGCAGCCAATCCCGGTCACGCCACTCGCATGGCGAAGCGTCTGATGCGCGAAGGCGCGGACATGAAGCTCTCCACGCTGCTGGAAATGGCGGCGGCCTATCAGGCGCTCGCCCATCATAGCGAGGATCATCATGAAGCCGTTGCTGCTTTCCTCGGCAAGCGCAGGGCGGAGTTCAGGGACAAGTGA
- a CDS encoding acyl-CoA dehydrogenase family protein has translation MDMQELIAPFARIIEDICTPSAIRAVEAGGDAAPMWQAFDDSGFLDALVSEDLGGAGVSLADAAPLIVLLGHHAVPLPVGDTLIARALLTASGARAPAGPIAIATGAGATPFADVAAHTLLGSPQAPILASGDDPVNGGQALRPIGAVLRALLISGASARVMDMTVAYANARNQFGKPIGKQQAVQQQLAILAEQAVAARIAAAIGVRSGLPPHLADAAIAKHGASVAAAQVAAIAHAVHGAIGISEEYDLHLLTRRLHEWRLADGSEGYWAGLLGERRMAAAAVSTADYIRAG, from the coding sequence ATGGACATGCAAGAACTGATCGCCCCCTTTGCCCGTATCATCGAGGATATCTGCACGCCATCGGCCATTCGCGCGGTCGAGGCCGGGGGCGATGCAGCGCCGATGTGGCAGGCTTTCGACGATTCTGGTTTCCTAGACGCGCTGGTGTCGGAGGATTTGGGCGGCGCGGGAGTGTCGCTGGCCGACGCCGCTCCGCTGATCGTACTGCTCGGCCATCACGCGGTGCCGCTGCCGGTGGGGGACACCTTGATCGCGCGCGCCCTGTTGACCGCTTCCGGGGCTCGCGCGCCTGCCGGCCCAATCGCGATCGCGACAGGCGCTGGCGCTACACCTTTCGCCGATGTCGCAGCGCATACCCTCTTGGGATCGCCGCAAGCGCCGATACTCGCCAGTGGGGATGATCCTGTCAACGGTGGCCAGGCGCTGCGACCGATCGGCGCGGTATTACGGGCGCTGCTGATATCAGGCGCGAGCGCACGGGTCATGGACATGACTGTGGCCTATGCCAATGCGCGCAATCAGTTCGGCAAGCCTATAGGCAAGCAGCAGGCGGTCCAGCAGCAACTCGCCATCCTCGCCGAGCAGGCGGTCGCAGCCCGCATTGCCGCCGCCATCGGCGTGCGCTCCGGGCTCCCGCCTCATCTGGCCGATGCGGCTATCGCCAAACATGGCGCCAGCGTCGCCGCGGCGCAGGTCGCCGCCATCGCTCATGCTGTCCATGGCGCCATCGGCATCAGCGAGGAATATGACCTGCACCTGCTGACCCGTCGTCTTCATGAATGGCGTCTGGCGGATGGTTCCGAAGGCTATTGGGCAGGATTGCTGGGGGAACGGCGCATGGCTGCAGCGGCTGTCTCGACCGCCGACTATATTCGCGCCGGCTGA
- a CDS encoding aldehyde dehydrogenase family protein gives MIICPVTEKAIGSLAMGTAADVDHAVAAARRAFATFSLTSVEERRALLERVLALMEARAEELAFAMTTEMGTAISFARSAQVPFGIAHVRAAMEALTDYAFVTLQGSTAIVREPIGVCGLITPWNWPLYQITAKVAPAIAAGCTVVLKPSELSPLSALLFAQIMHDAGAPPGVFNLINGTGGEVGAAIASHPDIDMVSITGSVRAGVLVAQAAAVTVKRVVQELGGKSPNILMPDADFERVVPLGVASALRNVGQSCSAPTRMIVPADRLAEVEALARRHAETMIVGDPMAQHSVLGPVANKAQFDRVQYMIAVGIDEGAKLICGGPGRPEGLNEGYFTQPTIFSGVTTDMRIAQEEIFGPVLCIIPYATEEEAIAIANDTVYGLGGHVQSADVESARRVARRIRSGQVHINHPAWDAHAAFGGYKQSGNGREYGVFGLEECLETKAILGYDPS, from the coding sequence ATGATCATCTGCCCGGTCACCGAAAAGGCCATCGGCTCGCTTGCCATGGGCACCGCCGCCGATGTCGATCATGCCGTCGCGGCGGCGCGACGGGCCTTTGCGACTTTTTCGCTTACATCTGTCGAGGAACGGCGCGCGCTGCTGGAACGGGTGCTCGCCCTGATGGAAGCACGGGCCGAAGAACTGGCGTTCGCGATGACGACGGAAATGGGCACCGCCATCAGCTTCGCGCGCAGCGCGCAGGTGCCGTTCGGCATAGCGCATGTGCGCGCGGCGATGGAGGCGCTGACCGACTATGCCTTCGTCACTCTTCAGGGATCAACGGCGATCGTGCGGGAGCCGATCGGCGTCTGCGGCCTGATCACGCCCTGGAACTGGCCGCTCTACCAGATCACCGCCAAGGTCGCGCCCGCCATCGCCGCAGGCTGTACCGTGGTCCTCAAACCGAGCGAACTCTCGCCGCTGAGCGCTCTGCTGTTCGCGCAGATCATGCATGATGCGGGCGCGCCGCCCGGCGTCTTCAATCTGATCAACGGTACGGGCGGGGAGGTCGGCGCGGCCATAGCCTCCCACCCCGACATCGACATGGTATCGATCACCGGATCGGTGCGCGCGGGCGTGCTGGTGGCGCAGGCCGCCGCCGTGACGGTCAAGCGCGTGGTGCAGGAACTGGGTGGCAAATCGCCCAACATCCTGATGCCCGACGCCGATTTCGAGCGTGTGGTGCCGCTGGGCGTCGCGTCGGCATTGCGCAATGTGGGACAGTCGTGCAGCGCGCCGACGCGAATGATCGTGCCCGCCGATCGGCTGGCGGAGGTAGAAGCGCTGGCGCGGCGTCATGCGGAAACCATGATCGTGGGCGATCCCATGGCGCAGCACAGCGTCCTGGGTCCGGTCGCCAACAAGGCGCAGTTCGACCGCGTACAATATATGATCGCCGTCGGCATCGACGAAGGGGCGAAGCTGATCTGCGGCGGTCCGGGCCGTCCGGAAGGATTGAACGAGGGCTATTTCACCCAGCCCACGATATTTTCCGGCGTCACCACCGACATGCGCATCGCGCAGGAGGAGATTTTCGGGCCGGTTCTGTGCATCATACCCTATGCGACGGAGGAAGAGGCGATCGCGATCGCCAACGACACCGTCTATGGCCTGGGCGGCCATGTCCAGTCGGCGGATGTGGAAAGTGCGCGCCGGGTCGCTCGTCGCATCCGGTCCGGCCAGGTGCATATCAATCACCCCGCATGGGATGCGCATGCGGCTTTCGGCGGTTACAAACAGTCGGGCAATGGCCGCGAATATGGCGTTTTCGGCTTGGAGGAATGCCTCGAAACCAAAGCCATATTGGGATATGATCCGTCATGA
- a CDS encoding ABC transporter substrate-binding protein: MTGSEDNARSEGYSRRNILGQAGAGFLASASGLLLPEAALAAQRPRVGGRIRVAGTTSSTADTLDPAKGANNGDYLRHEMLYSKLTELDGDLRAQPALAVRVVSNDQKAWHLRLRKGVTFHDGKTLDADDVVYTLLRHKNPSVGSKLAGIAGQFAEVKATGPLDLRITLTGRNADLPEILAQSHFGILATGTKDFQTANGTGPYRLAQFRPGIRTLVRRNPHYWKNGRPYLEEVELIGIPDEVSRVNALLSGDVHMICAVNPRSVRRINASSGHAILESKSGLYTNLIAAQDRLPTSNPHFVAALKYLMDRPLINRALFRNYGMIANDHPIPPFHPYYNKDLPQIALDLDKAKWHINKGGLTGVRLPIYASAAAEGSVDMASILQEYGSRVGLKLAVNRMPADGYWSTHWMKHPLGFGNCNPRPTADMIFSLFFKSDAQWNESRWKNPRFDSLLLEARGERDEGKRKAMYSEMQALVKHHCGVVIPAFISLLDGYDRRLKGLSPNPLGGFMGYTFAEHVWWQG, from the coding sequence ATGACCGGCAGTGAGGACAACGCACGGTCGGAGGGCTATTCCCGTCGGAACATCCTTGGCCAGGCGGGCGCCGGTTTCCTTGCCTCCGCTTCTGGCCTGCTGCTGCCGGAAGCCGCGCTGGCAGCGCAAAGACCGCGCGTGGGTGGACGCATCCGCGTCGCGGGCACGACATCCTCGACCGCCGACACGCTCGATCCGGCGAAAGGCGCGAATAATGGCGATTATCTGCGCCACGAGATGCTCTACAGCAAGCTGACCGAACTGGACGGCGATCTGCGCGCGCAGCCGGCTCTGGCGGTGCGTGTAGTCAGCAATGACCAGAAAGCCTGGCATCTGCGATTGCGCAAAGGCGTGACCTTCCATGACGGCAAGACGCTGGACGCGGACGATGTCGTCTACACGCTGCTTCGACACAAAAATCCATCGGTCGGATCGAAACTGGCAGGGATCGCCGGCCAGTTTGCCGAAGTGAAGGCGACCGGGCCGCTGGATCTGCGGATCACGCTCACAGGCCGCAATGCCGATCTGCCGGAGATACTGGCCCAATCCCATTTCGGGATACTGGCTACGGGAACGAAGGATTTCCAGACGGCCAACGGAACCGGCCCTTATCGTCTGGCGCAATTTCGTCCTGGCATTCGTACGCTCGTGCGCCGCAACCCCCATTACTGGAAGAATGGCCGCCCCTATCTCGAAGAAGTCGAACTGATCGGCATTCCCGACGAGGTGAGCCGCGTGAACGCCCTGCTATCGGGCGATGTCCACATGATCTGCGCGGTCAATCCGCGATCGGTTCGCCGGATCAATGCGTCGTCCGGACATGCTATCCTGGAGTCGAAGTCCGGGCTGTACACCAATCTCATCGCGGCGCAGGATCGTCTTCCGACATCCAATCCGCATTTCGTGGCGGCGCTCAAATATCTGATGGATCGCCCGCTCATCAATCGCGCGCTGTTCCGCAATTATGGGATGATCGCCAACGATCACCCCATTCCCCCGTTCCACCCCTATTATAACAAGGATCTGCCGCAGATCGCGCTCGATCTGGACAAGGCGAAATGGCATATCAACAAGGGCGGGCTGACCGGCGTCCGGCTGCCGATCTATGCGTCGGCGGCGGCTGAAGGATCGGTCGATATGGCGTCCATCCTTCAGGAATATGGCTCGCGCGTTGGACTTAAACTGGCGGTCAATCGCATGCCCGCCGATGGCTACTGGTCCACGCATTGGATGAAACATCCCCTGGGCTTTGGCAATTGCAATCCCCGGCCCACGGCCGACATGATCTTCAGCCTTTTCTTCAAGTCCGACGCGCAATGGAATGAATCGCGCTGGAAGAACCCCCGGTTCGACAGCCTGTTGCTCGAAGCGAGAGGCGAACGGGACGAAGGCAAACGCAAAGCCATGTACAGCGAGATGCAGGCTCTGGTGAAACATCATTGCGGCGTCGTCATTCCCGCCTTCATCAGCCTTCTTGATGGATATGACCGGCGTCTGAAAGGGCTGTCGCCAAACCCGCTCGGTGGATTCATGGGATACACCTTCGCAGAACATGTGTGGTGGCAAGGCTGA
- a CDS encoding LysR family transcriptional regulator: MELRQLRYFVTLADTRNFHRAADRLNMSQPPLTVAIRKLEEELGTTLFDRGSRGVTLTAAGRAALDIARLTLAQADRFREVVREGAMGERGQLRVGFVGSATFELLPHIIPEYRRLYPLVELVLEEAASTDIARRLSAGELDVGLVRLPLMEIAQVDAQSVDKDEMHAALPQSHMLANTGSVALSRLADEPFILQSRISVLHSITIKACHEAGFVPRVAQEAAQLSAVLALVRSGLGVALVPSRAASAVPKDVRLVRLARCVPIETGVALPRNRASPLAHNFAAIAADSYWISK; encoded by the coding sequence ATGGAGTTGCGCCAGCTGCGCTATTTCGTGACCCTGGCCGACACGCGCAATTTTCATCGCGCGGCCGACAGACTCAATATGTCACAGCCGCCATTGACCGTTGCGATCCGCAAGCTGGAGGAAGAGTTGGGGACGACGCTCTTCGATCGCGGATCGCGAGGGGTGACGTTGACGGCGGCGGGGCGCGCTGCGCTGGACATTGCACGCCTGACGCTTGCGCAGGCCGACCGCTTTCGCGAGGTGGTTCGAGAGGGGGCTATGGGCGAGCGGGGCCAATTGCGCGTCGGCTTTGTCGGTTCCGCGACGTTCGAACTGTTACCCCACATCATTCCCGAATATCGCCGTCTCTACCCGCTGGTGGAACTGGTGCTGGAGGAAGCGGCCAGCACCGACATTGCACGCAGACTGTCGGCGGGCGAACTGGATGTGGGACTGGTCCGACTGCCTCTGATGGAAATCGCCCAAGTCGATGCTCAGTCCGTCGACAAGGATGAAATGCATGCTGCCCTTCCGCAAAGTCATATGCTCGCCAATACCGGCAGCGTTGCGCTAAGTCGGTTGGCGGACGAACCCTTCATTCTGCAAAGTCGGATCAGCGTGCTCCATTCCATCACGATCAAGGCTTGCCATGAAGCAGGGTTTGTCCCTCGCGTCGCACAGGAGGCGGCGCAATTGAGCGCGGTGCTGGCATTGGTGCGATCGGGACTCGGGGTCGCCCTGGTGCCCTCACGCGCCGCCAGCGCAGTACCAAAAGATGTGCGGCTGGTGCGGCTGGCTCGTTGCGTGCCGATCGAGACCGGCGTCGCCCTGCCGCGAAACCGTGCGAGCCCACTAGCCCACAATTTCGCCGCGATCGCGGCCGATAGCTATTGGATATCAAAATAG
- a CDS encoding NAD(P)/FAD-dependent oxidoreductase, whose amino-acid sequence MSPRAKKIPSDEILPRSADVVIIGGGIVGAATAYYLAKRGLSVALLEKGYVGCEQSSRNWGWCRQQNRDAREMPLSVLSMKLWDGLADEIGQDLGFRRTGLLYASDDDKQLADWEKWQETARLFDVETRMLSAREAAQTFPETKRKWRGGIHAARDGKAEPALAAPVLAEAARALGATIHQQCAAHGLDVTNGMVSGVHTEKGFIAANAVLCAAGAWASVFCHTMGVRFPQASVRQTALRSRPAPNVGEVLYTPDCALTRRLDGSYTMTISGKATLEVTPQSLRYAKPFMPMFIKRLRAVQVGVGKSFFVGPESVSSWWSSKNNRFSDIRVLDPDPDPKFIAAILANVRASFPALADIEVDEAWGAYVDSTPDAVPVISPVDGIGGYYLAAGCSGHGFGVGPGIGFLAAELIVNDKPSVDPYPYRLSRWSDGSKIEVGAL is encoded by the coding sequence ATGTCACCCAGAGCCAAGAAAATTCCCAGCGACGAAATCCTGCCCCGATCCGCGGACGTGGTGATTATCGGCGGCGGTATCGTCGGCGCGGCAACCGCTTACTATCTTGCCAAACGCGGCCTGTCCGTAGCCCTGCTGGAAAAGGGCTATGTCGGGTGCGAGCAATCCAGCCGCAACTGGGGATGGTGCAGGCAGCAGAACCGGGACGCGCGCGAAATGCCGCTGTCGGTTCTGTCGATGAAGCTTTGGGATGGACTTGCCGATGAGATCGGCCAGGATCTGGGCTTTCGCCGGACCGGGCTTCTCTATGCCAGCGACGATGACAAGCAGCTGGCAGACTGGGAAAAGTGGCAGGAAACCGCGCGGCTGTTCGATGTCGAAACGCGCATGCTATCGGCGCGCGAAGCGGCGCAGACATTCCCCGAAACCAAGCGCAAATGGCGTGGGGGTATCCATGCCGCGCGCGACGGCAAGGCCGAGCCCGCCCTGGCCGCCCCGGTCTTGGCCGAAGCTGCGCGTGCGCTGGGGGCGACGATTCATCAACAATGCGCTGCTCATGGCCTGGACGTCACCAATGGAATGGTGAGCGGCGTTCATACGGAAAAGGGCTTCATCGCCGCCAATGCCGTGCTGTGCGCCGCCGGCGCATGGGCGTCGGTATTTTGCCACACAATGGGCGTGCGTTTCCCGCAGGCCAGCGTCCGCCAGACCGCGCTTCGGTCCCGGCCCGCGCCCAATGTTGGCGAGGTCCTCTACACTCCCGACTGCGCGCTCACCCGCAGGCTGGACGGCAGCTATACCATGACGATCAGCGGCAAGGCGACGTTGGAAGTTACGCCCCAGAGCCTGCGCTACGCAAAGCCATTCATGCCCATGTTTATCAAGCGCCTGCGTGCCGTGCAGGTTGGCGTCGGCAAATCTTTCTTCGTCGGGCCGGAATCCGTTTCCAGTTGGTGGTCGAGCAAAAACAACCGCTTTTCTGATATCCGGGTGCTCGACCCCGATCCCGATCCGAAATTCATCGCGGCGATCCTCGCCAATGTCCGTGCGAGCTTCCCGGCGTTGGCGGACATCGAAGTCGACGAGGCTTGGGGCGCCTATGTCGATTCCACGCCCGATGCAGTGCCGGTCATTTCTCCAGTCGATGGCATTGGCGGCTACTATCTCGCCGCCGGCTGCTCGGGGCATGGTTTTGGTGTTGGTCCGGGCATCGGATTTTTGGCGGCGGAACTGATCGTCAATGACAAACCCAGTGTCGACCCCTACCCTTATCGGCTGTCCCGGTGGTCGGACGGCTCCAAGATCGAAGTCGGTGCACTGTGA
- a CDS encoding NAD-dependent succinate-semialdehyde dehydrogenase produces MAIPRPIFDGQERMEGSLGTMELMNPATREVIAIIPRCGEAEALEAARLSVDGFRIWSTMSAFDRSKIMRRAADLMRADADDAAVDITREQGKPLAQARGEWLASADLLDWYAEEGRRAYGRLIPTRASDMRWTVFRRPVGPVAAFTPWNFPVWTPMQKIAPALAAGCSVVLKPAEETPSAGCRVVQTLLAAGLPPRVLTILWGDAPAISAALCAAPEIQKVTLTGSTRVGRLLASAAGQHLKKVTMELGGHNPVIIASDADLDTVVALSTEFKFRNAGQVCVSPTRFLIEQPLYADFVAGVKEAAAKLRVGNGMDADTQMGPLATAGQLSKIEALAADALQRGAKLETGGARIGNSGYFFEPTILSGMTPDMEAMNEEPFGPLMLVMPVESIDAALIEANRLPYGLASYAFTNNLSTEQRIVAGIEAGMLGLNHFAMAMAETPFGGVGDSGMGSEGGMEGMEAYLRPFFVTSKAG; encoded by the coding sequence ATGGCGATTCCACGCCCGATATTCGATGGTCAGGAACGGATGGAAGGCTCCCTGGGCACGATGGAGCTGATGAACCCTGCGACGCGTGAAGTGATTGCGATCATTCCGAGATGCGGTGAGGCTGAAGCGCTGGAAGCGGCGCGCCTGTCGGTCGACGGTTTTAGAATCTGGTCGACCATGTCTGCTTTCGACCGATCGAAGATTATGCGTCGTGCCGCGGACCTGATGCGCGCCGATGCGGATGATGCCGCTGTGGACATAACCCGCGAACAGGGCAAGCCGTTGGCGCAGGCGCGCGGCGAATGGCTGGCCTCCGCCGACCTGCTCGACTGGTATGCCGAAGAGGGGCGCCGCGCCTATGGCCGTCTGATTCCGACCCGCGCATCCGATATGCGCTGGACCGTGTTTCGCCGGCCGGTCGGCCCGGTGGCGGCCTTCACGCCATGGAATTTTCCGGTCTGGACGCCGATGCAGAAGATCGCCCCGGCGCTGGCCGCTGGCTGTTCGGTGGTGCTCAAGCCTGCCGAAGAGACGCCTAGCGCCGGATGTCGCGTTGTACAGACTCTGCTCGCTGCTGGCTTGCCGCCCAGGGTGCTGACCATCCTCTGGGGTGATGCGCCCGCTATTTCCGCCGCGCTTTGCGCAGCGCCGGAAATTCAAAAAGTGACGCTCACCGGCTCGACCAGGGTCGGCCGGTTGCTGGCGAGCGCGGCGGGGCAGCATCTCAAAAAGGTGACGATGGAACTGGGCGGGCATAACCCGGTGATCATTGCGAGCGACGCAGACCTCGATACGGTCGTCGCGCTGTCAACTGAGTTTAAATTCCGCAATGCCGGACAGGTTTGCGTATCGCCAACGCGCTTTTTAATCGAACAACCCCTCTATGCCGATTTCGTCGCGGGGGTCAAAGAAGCGGCGGCGAAGTTGCGCGTCGGCAACGGGATGGACGCGGACACGCAGATGGGACCACTCGCCACTGCGGGCCAGCTTTCCAAGATCGAGGCTCTTGCAGCCGATGCGTTGCAGCGCGGCGCTAAGCTGGAGACCGGCGGCGCACGCATCGGCAATAGCGGCTATTTTTTCGAACCCACCATCCTCTCGGGCATGACACCCGACATGGAGGCCATGAACGAGGAGCCATTCGGACCGCTGATGCTGGTCATGCCGGTCGAAAGCATCGATGCCGCCCTGATCGAGGCCAACCGCCTGCCTTATGGTCTGGCTTCCTATGCGTTCACAAACAATCTGAGCACCGAGCAGAGAATCGTCGCCGGGATCGAGGCGGGCATGTTGGGGCTGAACCATTTCGCCATGGCGATGGCTGAAACACCCTTTGGCGGCGTGGGCGACAGCGGGATGGGGTCAGAAGGGGGCATGGAGGGGATGGAAGCTTATCTGCGCCCCTTCTTTGTGACGAGCAAAGCTGGCTGA